One stretch of Bombina bombina isolate aBomBom1 chromosome 7, aBomBom1.pri, whole genome shotgun sequence DNA includes these proteins:
- the SAC3D1 gene encoding SAC3 domain-containing protein 1 — MDHSPPPPTGICLDMCPEQEIRLREQQGRLHRFETANVVNAKKVRGGYLHVADPKKAVKEYSRPAAGKELSCPRDLRTPNTLLKTVQYLIMDVFEYAKDRGPRMLAEAYSFVFDRLRSVRQDLIVQRVRGKLGAQILEGSLGFLLCAPYLVRELAIEWYDEVLHAVQVRETFSDLMECYQEGGSYPRQAEFQALLLLYDLGNLDAMHRAMTLPRGVGDSPHVNLALAISRAHLESNWVRLFRLVHRLNCLQACAFYGHVPIIRHRALHVLNQAYSSKKLLFPLDNLAKQIGANGPEVVADMCKRRGLTLDPGGKHVMFFKASFIGVGSESPGREVLLVEQKRREWSWAEIMMGEEEAG, encoded by the exons ATGGACCATTCACCTCCTCCACCAACTGGAATATGCCTGGACATGTGTCCTGAGCAAGAAATTAGGCTGCGGGAGCAACAAGGACGTCTGCATCGGTTTGAGACAGCAAATGTGGTCAATGCAAAAAAGGTTAGAGGAGGATATTTACATGTTGCTGACCCCAAAAAGGCTGTTAAGGAATACAGTCGTCCTGCAGCAGGAAAAGAGCTCTCCTGTCCCCGTGATCTGCGCACTCCTAACACCCTTTTAAAAACTGTACAGTACCTGATAATGGACGTATTTGAATATGCCAAAGATAGGGGCCCTAGAATGTTAGCTGAGGCTTATTCTTTTGTGTTTGACCGTTTACGTTCGGTAAGGCAAGACCTGATAGTGCAGAGGGTGCGGGGGAAACTTGGGGCTCAAATCCTTGAAGGGAGCTTAGGATTCCTATTGTGTGCTCCTTACTTGGTAAGGGAGTTGGCCATAGAGTGGTACGATGAAGTGCTGCATGCAGTCCAAGTGCGAGAGACCTTTTCTGATCTTATGGAATGTTACCAGGAAGGTGGAAGCTACCCTAGGCAAGCTGAGTTTCAGGCTTTGCTCCTGCTCTATGATTTAG GCAACCTAGATGCCATGCATAGGGCAATGACCCTTCCCCGTGGTGTGGGGGACTCACCACATGTCAATTTGGCTCTTGCTATTAGCAGAGCACACCTGGAGAGCAACTGGGTGCGACTCTTCCGATTAGTGCACCGGCTTAATTGTCTCCAGGCATGTGCCTTCTATGGTCATGTACCCATCATCCGCCATAGAGCTCTACATGTCTTGAACCAGGCCTACAGCAGCAAGAAGCTTCTCTTCCCGTTGGATAATCTGGCCAAGCAAATTGGGGCTAATGGTCCAGAAGTGGTTGCTGATATGTGCAAGAGGCGAGGCCTGACCCTTGACCCAGGGGGCAAGCATGTCATGTTTTTTAAGGCCTCTTTTATTGGCGTAGGATCTGAATCTCCAGGTCGAGAGGTTCTCCTGGTGGAACAGAAGAGAAGAGAATGGAGTTGGGCTGAGATTATGATGGGCGAGGAAGAAGCTGGGTAG